A region from the Beduinella massiliensis genome encodes:
- a CDS encoding TetR/AcrR family transcriptional regulator C-terminal domain-containing protein, with protein MSQITKRALAEALKRQLEQRPLEKITVKDLTDECGLNRQTFYYHFQDIYDLLGFTFKEEAERTLGENRTYESWQEGFLNALCYVQNHRRMVENAYHSIGREHLEAYLYSVVFELLMGVLDGQARGMRVSQDDRRFIVDFYMYAFVGVVLEWIRSGQKEEPRALTERLARLIEGDFKRALEKFSA; from the coding sequence ATGTCGCAGATCACCAAGAGAGCGCTGGCCGAAGCGCTCAAACGTCAGCTTGAGCAGCGCCCGCTCGAAAAGATCACCGTCAAGGATCTGACCGACGAGTGCGGCCTTAACCGCCAGACGTTCTACTATCACTTTCAGGATATTTACGACCTGCTCGGCTTCACGTTTAAGGAAGAGGCGGAGCGCACTTTGGGGGAGAACCGCACCTATGAAAGCTGGCAGGAGGGCTTCCTCAACGCCCTGTGCTACGTGCAGAACCACCGGCGCATGGTGGAAAACGCCTATCACTCCATCGGCCGCGAGCATCTGGAAGCCTATCTGTACAGCGTCGTGTTCGAGCTGCTGATGGGCGTGCTGGACGGACAGGCGCGGGGGATGCGGGTATCGCAGGACGACCGGCGCTTCATCGTCGATTTCTACATGTATGCTTTCGTAGGCGTAGTGCTGGAATGGATTCGCAGCGGGCAGAAGGAGGAGCCGCGCGCGCTGACGGAGCGGCTTGCGCGGCTGATCGAGGGGGACTTTAAGCGCGCGCTGGAAAAGTTCAGCGCCTGA
- a CDS encoding AbrB/MazE/SpoVT family DNA-binding domain-containing protein: MKATVKDGKFMSSVKVGPKGQIVIPKEVRDLFQIAPGDTLILLADAEKGIALERYAIFSSIADAIFAGKAKELYPDQQEEDSVAFAEAIKQAGETD, translated from the coding sequence ATGAAAGCCACTGTGAAGGACGGCAAGTTCATGAGCTCGGTCAAGGTCGGCCCCAAAGGGCAAATCGTCATCCCCAAGGAGGTTCGGGATCTTTTTCAGATCGCCCCGGGCGACACCCTGATATTGCTCGCGGACGCGGAAAAAGGTATCGCGTTGGAACGGTACGCGATATTTTCCAGCATCGCGGACGCCATCTTTGCCGGAAAGGCGAAGGAACTCTACCCGGATCAGCAGGAAGAGGATTCCGTAGCCTTCGCGGAGGCGATCAAACAGGCGGGCGAAACCGATTGA
- a CDS encoding oleate hydratase, with product MSKAYFVGGGLGTLAAAADCLRKRGMRGGDLFVYETAGDGRMLRLRGMDGPRPSDKGETLPERLDGLCAGAQTAPCVWKTLRDGELRAAAPEGEAPALWEWLLSQSSLVRPLRAFLVDSDVHFIRQTVTDLEFEEGEETAVTALYTTDGRREEMVQLHEGDLCFFSPGQGDCAAWADAARLPGSAPACPDVAVLWRRIAARRPGLGNPEAFFTMPETTERALLLVHGLRISCGQLERLAAADAIVKLEGTPWEMSMRVQGARGARSICACCLRPGARGALTGKPMRACSGLEAARELLGAIGEGMSLPNREADVFFGILPYAGAPLLAGTEAARPRMLPVQSENLAVLGPFVSGSFSPVRTLLDARRAVEALSRPLPAAAGRDFFRRSPSAFADE from the coding sequence ATGAGCAAAGCTTATTTTGTGGGCGGCGGACTGGGCACGCTGGCGGCGGCCGCGGACTGCCTGCGCAAGCGGGGCATGCGGGGCGGCGATTTGTTCGTCTATGAGACGGCAGGCGACGGACGGATGCTGCGCTTGCGGGGGATGGACGGACCGAGGCCATCCGATAAGGGCGAGACGCTGCCGGAACGACTGGACGGCCTGTGTGCGGGGGCGCAGACGGCGCCTTGCGTATGGAAGACGCTGCGGGACGGTGAGCTGCGCGCCGCAGCGCCCGAAGGGGAAGCGCCTGCCCTGTGGGAATGGCTGCTGTCGCAGTCGTCGCTGGTGCGTCCGTTACGGGCGTTCCTCGTCGACTCGGACGTCCATTTTATCCGGCAGACCGTGACCGACCTCGAATTCGAGGAGGGAGAGGAGACCGCCGTCACCGCGCTGTACACCACGGACGGCAGGCGCGAGGAGATGGTGCAGCTGCACGAGGGCGACCTGTGCTTCTTCTCGCCCGGACAGGGTGACTGTGCTGCCTGGGCGGACGCGGCGCGCCTGCCCGGTTCCGCGCCGGCATGTCCGGACGTGGCCGTTCTCTGGCGGCGAATCGCCGCGCGCCGCCCGGGTTTGGGCAACCCGGAGGCTTTTTTTACCATGCCGGAGACGACGGAGCGCGCGCTTTTGCTCGTACACGGCCTTCGCATATCATGCGGGCAGCTTGAACGTCTGGCGGCGGCGGATGCGATCGTGAAGCTGGAAGGAACGCCCTGGGAGATGTCGATGCGCGTGCAGGGGGCGCGGGGCGCGCGTTCGATTTGCGCGTGCTGTCTGCGTCCGGGCGCAAGGGGCGCGCTTACGGGAAAACCGATGCGGGCCTGCAGCGGTCTGGAGGCCGCGCGGGAGCTGCTCGGCGCGATCGGAGAGGGGATGAGCCTGCCGAATCGGGAAGCGGATGTCTTTTTCGGCATCCTGCCCTATGCGGGCGCGCCGCTCCTTGCGGGAACGGAGGCCGCACGCCCGCGCATGCTGCCCGTGCAGTCCGAAAATCTGGCGGTGCTGGGGCCGTTCGTCTCTGGAAGCTTTTCGCCGGTCCGGACGCTGCTGGATGCGAGGCGTGCAGTGGAAGCGCTCAGCCGCCCGCTCCCTGCGGCGGCCGGGCGGGACTTTTTTCGCCGTAGTCCCTCGGCGTTTGCGGACGAATAA